The DNA sequence AGGTTGGGGCGGGGCATTTAACATCGCCAAGACCATCAAAGATATGGAAAAGGCGGGTGCCGCGGCCGTGCACATGGAAGACCAGGTCGCTCAGAAGCGTTGTGGTCACCGTCCTAACAAGGAGATCGTCTCGGTTGAGGAGATGGTGGATCGTATCAAGGCGGCGGTCGATGCGCGCACGGATCCTGACTTCTTCATCATGGCCCGTACCGATGCCTTCGCTCAGGAAGGACTGGAAGCTGCCATCGAACGTGCCAAGGCCTATGTGGCTGCTGGCGCCGATGGCATCTTCGCCGAGGCGGTGAAGACAGAAGAGCATTATCGTGCATTCGCCGAAGCCCTAGATGTGCCTATTCTGGCCAACATCACAGAGTTTGGTCAGACAGAGCTGTGGAATCGCGAGCAGCTGGGTCAGTGGGGCGCAGCCATGGTGCTCTATCCATTGAGTGCCTTCAGAGCCATGAATAAGGCGGCAGAGAATGTATATCAAACCATTCTGCGCGATGGCGACCAGAAG is a window from the Shewanella loihica PV-4 genome containing:
- the prpB gene encoding methylisocitrate lyase, giving the protein MSAGKKFRQALADNKPLQIVGTINAYTAMMAKQIGHKAIYLSGGGVANASYGLPDLGMTSLNDVIVDVQRITSACDLPLLVDIDTGWGGAFNIAKTIKDMEKAGAAAVHMEDQVAQKRCGHRPNKEIVSVEEMVDRIKAAVDARTDPDFFIMARTDAFAQEGLEAAIERAKAYVAAGADGIFAEAVKTEEHYRAFAEALDVPILANITEFGQTELWNREQLGQWGAAMVLYPLSAFRAMNKAAENVYQTILRDGDQKAVLDTMQTRMELYDYLGYHAYEQKLDSLFAEGKNK